The following is a genomic window from Bacteroidia bacterium.
CGTTCAAACATGGCGATCTGTACTCTCCTGATACGTCGGTGAATATCACCCTCTCCGTGGATGAGCACCGGCTGGTCTTCACTGTCGAGAATACGCCTTCGGAAGGGAGCCGGGAAAGTACGAGCGGCATCGGCCTGCAGAATGTCAGGAGACGCCTGGAATTGCTGTACCCCGGTCGATTCGAATTGCACATTGATTCCACACCGCAGAAGTACGTTGTTGTCCTGCAACTGAGGTTGGCGTGAAATTCACCTGCATCGCCGTCGATGATGAAGTGCTCGCACTCGATGTCGTTCAGACCTACGTCGAACGCCTTCCCTGGCTTCAGCTCAAGGCACGCTGTCTTACCGCAACGGATGCCTTAGCGGTGCTACGGCAGGAAACCGTTGATATTCTGTTTCTGGATATACAGCTTCCGGATATCACAGGAATGGAGATGCTTCGTTCGCTGCACCGCCCTCCGCTGGTAATCTTCACAACAGCGTTCGAGCAATACGCGGTGGAGAGCTACACTGTTGATGCTGTTGATTACCTTGTGAAACCATTTTCCTTCGAACGTTTTCTGAACGCGGTGCATAAAGCGGAAGTACTGCTTGCCCCGTCCAGCAAGGTGATAGACGGAGGCGATACGCTCTTCATTCATACGGAGCAGGGTGATCTGCGCATCGCCGGCAGGGATGTGTTATATATCAAGTCGTTAAGCGAATACGCCATAGTACGTACCGTGACCAAGGAGTATCTCGTTCGTGAAAGTCTGCGCGAAATTGAAATGCGTATTGCCCGACTGGGTTTTCTGCGTGTCCACAAATCATACATCGTGAGTATCCCCAATGTATCAAAAGTGGAGAATAACGTAATCCGTGTGGGCGATGCTGTCATTCCGGTTGGAAAAACCTATCGCGACGCGGTTCGCCATTTCGTGGAACGATTCCGTATTGGGTAAGACGGATGATGTGATATACCTCCGACGGAGGATCCCGGCTCTTCAGAGCGGCCCGACGACGTGAATACCTGCTACCGGTGACCCTGTTGATGCACCTGTTTAAACATCCGGAGTATATATGAAACCTTGTCTCACCGTACTTCTTTTCTGCGCGCTCTTTCTGCCGTTACGAGTCACTGCGCAGTGCGGCTCCTCTTCCACAGTGTATCACTTCATTTACGACAGCAAATCCTACGAAGTGGTGAAGGAAAACGCCAACTGGGCGCAAGCCGCCGCCTGCGCCGTACAGCGGGGAGGCATGTTAGCGGAGATCAACAGCGCGGCTGAGCAGAACGCTCTGTTCACCCAACTGCTCGTAAACGCATCAATTGTGACTTCGAGAACGATCGCACCAGACGGCGGCGGGGCCGCATACGTGTGGCTCGGGGGGAATGACATTCAGACCGAAGGCAGCTGGATCTGGGATGGTGCGAATACCGGGAGTGGAACGCAGTTCTGGCAGGGTCTCTCCGCCGCAAACGGCGGGGGACCCGTGAATTCGCTCTATACCAACTGGGGAAACGAACCAGACAATTTCGGCACCGGCCAGGACGGCCTCGCCCTGGCGCTTACCAACTGGCCGCTCGGAACCGCTGGCCAGTGGAATGACATCAGCACTTCCAACTCGATCTATTACATCGTCGAACATCCGGGTATCATTCCGGTCGAGCTTCTGTTCTTCAGAGCGGAGCCCAGATCTGATGTGCTTCGCCTGCACTGGAGTACTGCGACGGAAACCAACAACTACGGATGGATGGTGGAACGGCGCGACAATGACCGAACGTGGATGGACATCGGATTCGTCCCGGGTTCGGGAACGACTTCGCTTACACGGTTCTACTCGTTTGACGATACAGGTCATCGTGTGTCTGGTCCCATCGAATATCGCATTCGCCAGATCGATTACGACGGAAGCACATCGTATTCCGATGTGCTGCGCATTGAAGCGGAGTCTCCACCTTCGCAGGTCGTTCTCGGGAAAAATTTCCCCAATCCCT
Proteins encoded in this region:
- a CDS encoding T9SS type A sorting domain-containing protein, with the translated sequence MKPCLTVLLFCALFLPLRVTAQCGSSSTVYHFIYDSKSYEVVKENANWAQAAACAVQRGGMLAEINSAAEQNALFTQLLVNASIVTSRTIAPDGGGAAYVWLGGNDIQTEGSWIWDGANTGSGTQFWQGLSAANGGGPVNSLYTNWGNEPDNFGTGQDGLALALTNWPLGTAGQWNDISTSNSIYYIVEHPGIIPVELLFFRAEPRSDVLRLHWSTATETNNYGWMVERRDNDRTWMDIGFVPGSGTTSLTRFYSFDDTGHRVSGPIEYRIRQIDYDGSTSYSDVLRIEAESPPSQVVLGKNFPNPFTHGTTIVITLDTPREVTLVITDMTGREVRRIENVSNGRAGKHEIPFTGGDLPAGMYVYRLESGMLIHRGVMLLVR
- a CDS encoding response regulator transcription factor, which produces MKFTCIAVDDEVLALDVVQTYVERLPWLQLKARCLTATDALAVLRQETVDILFLDIQLPDITGMEMLRSLHRPPLVIFTTAFEQYAVESYTVDAVDYLVKPFSFERFLNAVHKAEVLLAPSSKVIDGGDTLFIHTEQGDLRIAGRDVLYIKSLSEYAIVRTVTKEYLVRESLREIEMRIARLGFLRVHKSYIVSIPNVSKVENNVIRVGDAVIPVGKTYRDAVRHFVERFRIG